In Sphingobium amiense, a genomic segment contains:
- a CDS encoding TetR/AcrR family transcriptional regulator translates to MSIKRGRLTPDESRLAAVEAARALLIEAGPQAVTLKAVAARIGRTHANLLHHFGSAAGLQKALAAHLAEVITANIGEAVDAARRGEVSPRTIVDMTFDAFDAQGAGALASWMLSSGNEDALDPVVEAIHRLVDKLAASALTPNLAGLIRENTLMLVLLALGDSQLGGPMAAAIGLSREKAREIATRSLTSALLAEAVTHAAQAKV, encoded by the coding sequence ATGTCAATAAAACGCGGACGCCTTACTCCCGACGAAAGCCGCCTCGCCGCTGTGGAAGCCGCGCGTGCGTTGCTGATCGAGGCAGGCCCGCAGGCGGTGACGCTGAAGGCCGTGGCGGCGCGGATTGGACGAACGCATGCCAATCTGCTGCATCATTTCGGATCGGCGGCGGGATTGCAGAAAGCGCTCGCGGCGCATCTGGCCGAAGTCATCACCGCGAATATCGGCGAAGCGGTGGATGCTGCGCGGCGCGGCGAAGTCAGTCCGCGCACCATCGTCGACATGACCTTCGACGCGTTCGACGCGCAGGGCGCGGGCGCGCTGGCGAGCTGGATGCTCTCGTCCGGCAACGAGGACGCGCTCGATCCGGTGGTGGAGGCGATCCATCGCCTCGTCGACAAGCTGGCCGCCAGCGCGCTCACGCCCAACCTCGCCGGCCTGATCCGCGAGAATACGCTGATGCTGGTGCTGCTGGCGCTGGGCGATTCGCAACTGGGCGGGCCGATGGCGGCGGCGATCGGCCTGTCGCGCGAAAAGGCGCGGGAGATCGCGACGCGCAGCCTTACTTCGGCGCTGCTGGCGGAAGCTGTGACCCATGCGGCGCAGGCCAAGGTTTAA
- the obgE gene encoding GTPase ObgE, translated as MHFLDQAKIYIKSGWGGPGAVSFRREKYVEYGGPDGGNGGKGGDIIFEAVAGLNTLIDFRYTQHFKAQRGQPGMGKNRYGAGGEDLVIKVPVGTQILSDPTPVDGTEDEEDGTMEYEQELLADFTEVGQRLVLLRGGDGGRGNLSYKTSTNRAPRQHGTGWPGQEMWVWLRLKLLADVGLVGMPNAGKSTFINQVTNTKAKVGAYAFTTTKPQLGVVLHRDREFVLADIPGLIEGAAEGAGIGDRFLGHIERCRVLLHLIDATGEDPVEQFRIVTDELAAYGGGLDEKPQLVVLNKGDLLGQELMEDIADQLREEADVEEVFIISGATGDGVGTLLDAVLPLLDQPPENDEDEEAPAAEKPWSPI; from the coding sequence ATGCATTTCCTCGATCAAGCGAAAATCTATATCAAGTCCGGCTGGGGCGGCCCCGGCGCGGTCAGTTTCCGGCGTGAGAAATATGTCGAATATGGCGGCCCGGACGGCGGCAATGGCGGCAAGGGCGGCGACATCATTTTCGAAGCGGTGGCGGGTCTCAACACGCTGATCGACTTCCGCTACACCCAGCATTTCAAGGCGCAGCGCGGCCAGCCCGGCATGGGCAAGAATCGCTATGGTGCGGGCGGCGAAGACCTTGTCATCAAGGTGCCCGTGGGCACGCAGATCCTGTCCGATCCCACCCCCGTCGACGGGACGGAGGACGAGGAAGACGGCACGATGGAATATGAGCAGGAACTGCTCGCCGACTTTACCGAGGTGGGCCAGCGGCTCGTGCTGCTGCGCGGCGGCGATGGCGGGCGCGGCAACCTGTCCTACAAGACCAGCACCAACCGCGCGCCGCGCCAGCATGGCACGGGATGGCCGGGGCAGGAAATGTGGGTGTGGCTGCGCCTGAAGCTGCTGGCGGACGTCGGTCTTGTCGGCATGCCCAACGCCGGCAAATCGACCTTCATCAATCAGGTCACGAACACCAAGGCGAAGGTCGGCGCATACGCCTTCACCACCACCAAGCCGCAGCTTGGCGTGGTGCTGCACCGCGACCGGGAATTCGTGCTGGCGGACATTCCGGGCCTGATCGAAGGCGCGGCGGAAGGCGCGGGTATCGGTGACCGGTTCCTGGGCCATATCGAGCGGTGCCGCGTGCTGCTGCACCTGATCGACGCAACGGGCGAAGATCCGGTCGAGCAGTTCCGCATCGTGACCGACGAACTGGCGGCCTATGGCGGCGGGCTGGACGAAAAGCCGCAGCTTGTGGTGCTCAACAAGGGCGACCTGCTGGGGCAGGAGCTGATGGAAGACATCGCCGATCAGTTGCGCGAAGAGGCGGATGTGGAGGAGGTCTTCATCATCTCCGGCGCGACCGGCGATGGCGTGGGCACGCTGCTGGACGCGGTGCTGCCACTGCTGGACCAGCCGCCCGAAAACGACGAGGATGAGGAAGCGCCTGCGGCCGAAAAGCCATGGTCGCCGATCTGA
- the proB gene encoding glutamate 5-kinase has translation MTHPLSGFPPALIRRLVIKIGSALLVDGDGQVRTGWLRTLVGDVADRRAAGQHVIIVSSGAIALGARRLKLPKGGRGSLEDAQAAAATGQIALSQCWASLLEERGITAAQMLVTLDDLENRRRYLNASATLERLMALGVVPVVNENDSVATAEIRFGDNDRLAARIGQAARADAVALLSDVDGLYTANPHADASAMLIETIETIDDAIMAMADGGSASGMGSGGMVSKIQAAKIATGAGAHLAILSGKVDAPLSHWAGGGRGSIFLAAQGKGARKGWLAGRLTTRGRLVVDAGAEKALGRGNSLLPAGVARVEGVFERGDVVDIVAQDGRVIARGLIEYDSDAAAKIAGRRSEEIAALLGEMPRSVLVHRDHMAMV, from the coding sequence ATGACCCACCCCCTCTCCGGCTTCCCCCCTGCCCTCATCCGCCGCCTGGTCATCAAGATCGGGTCGGCGCTGCTGGTCGACGGGGACGGGCAGGTGCGCACCGGATGGCTGCGCACGCTGGTCGGCGACGTGGCGGATCGGCGCGCGGCGGGGCAGCACGTCATCATCGTTTCGTCGGGCGCGATTGCGCTGGGCGCGCGGCGGCTGAAACTGCCCAAGGGCGGGCGCGGCTCCCTGGAGGATGCGCAGGCGGCGGCAGCGACGGGGCAGATCGCGCTGTCGCAATGCTGGGCCAGCCTGCTGGAAGAACGCGGGATCACCGCCGCGCAGATGCTGGTGACGCTGGACGATCTGGAAAACCGGCGGCGCTACCTCAATGCGTCGGCGACGCTGGAGCGGCTGATGGCGCTGGGCGTGGTGCCGGTGGTCAACGAGAATGACAGCGTGGCGACGGCGGAGATCCGCTTCGGCGACAATGACCGGCTGGCGGCGCGCATCGGACAGGCGGCACGGGCCGACGCGGTTGCGCTGCTGTCGGACGTGGACGGGCTTTACACCGCCAACCCGCACGCCGATGCGAGCGCGATGCTGATCGAGACAATAGAGACGATAGACGATGCCATCATGGCGATGGCCGATGGCGGTTCCGCATCGGGCATGGGTTCGGGCGGCATGGTGTCGAAGATTCAGGCGGCGAAGATCGCCACCGGGGCGGGCGCGCACCTCGCCATCCTGTCGGGCAAGGTCGATGCGCCGCTGTCGCACTGGGCGGGCGGCGGCAGGGGGTCGATCTTCCTCGCGGCGCAGGGCAAGGGGGCGCGCAAGGGATGGCTCGCCGGGCGGCTGACGACGCGCGGGCGGCTGGTGGTCGATGCGGGCGCGGAGAAGGCGCTGGGGCGCGGCAACAGCCTGCTGCCCGCCGGGGTGGCGCGGGTCGAAGGCGTGTTCGAGCGCGGGGATGTGGTCGACATCGTGGCGCAGGACGGCCGCGTGATCGCGCGCGGTCTGATCGAATATGACAGCGATGCCGCCGCGAAGATCGCAGGGCGTCGCAGCGAGGAGATCGCCGCGCTGCTGGGCGAAATGCCGCGATCCGTGCTGGTCCATCGCGACCATATGGCGATGGTCTGA
- a CDS encoding NAD-dependent epimerase/dehydratase family protein, with protein MAFRIAITGATGFVGTEVLEQALAEGLRVNALTRKAQPPRARLKWVPGSLEDAAALDTLVRDADAVVHIAGVVNAPDREGFEAGNARGTMAVIDAMRRRGIRRLVHVSSLAAREPKLSDYGWSKQLAEKYVKASGLDWSIVRPPAIYGPNDREMLDLFRMARRGIMLLPPGGRLSVIHVGDLARLLLALAQEKEASLTRTYEVDDGVAGGWDHKAFGAEIGRAMGRQVKTLATPQWLLSLAAQADRMVRGRRAKLTPDRVSYFCHPDWVVGKRKQPPKRLWVPQVATADGLKATAAAYRDKGWL; from the coding sequence ATGGCGTTCCGCATTGCAATAACGGGTGCGACGGGCTTCGTCGGGACCGAGGTGCTGGAACAGGCGCTGGCCGAAGGGTTGCGCGTTAATGCGCTGACCCGCAAGGCGCAGCCGCCGCGTGCACGGCTGAAATGGGTGCCGGGGTCGCTGGAGGATGCCGCCGCGCTGGACACGCTGGTGCGGGATGCCGATGCGGTGGTGCATATCGCAGGCGTGGTCAACGCGCCCGACCGGGAGGGTTTCGAGGCGGGCAATGCGCGGGGCACCATGGCGGTGATCGACGCCATGCGGCGGCGGGGCATCCGGCGGCTGGTGCATGTGTCGTCGCTGGCGGCACGGGAGCCGAAGCTTTCCGACTATGGCTGGTCCAAGCAACTGGCCGAGAAATATGTGAAGGCGAGCGGGCTGGACTGGAGCATTGTGCGGCCGCCGGCGATATACGGACCCAATGACCGCGAGATGCTGGACCTGTTTCGCATGGCGCGGCGGGGCATCATGCTGCTGCCGCCGGGGGGGCGCCTGTCGGTGATCCATGTCGGCGATCTCGCGCGGCTGCTGCTGGCGCTGGCGCAGGAGAAGGAAGCGAGCCTGACGCGCACCTATGAGGTGGATGACGGCGTTGCGGGCGGATGGGACCACAAGGCGTTCGGCGCGGAAATCGGGCGGGCGATGGGGCGTCAGGTCAAAACGCTGGCGACGCCGCAATGGCTGCTGTCGCTCGCGGCGCAGGCGGATCGGATGGTGCGTGGCAGGCGGGCCAAGCTGACGCCCGACCGGGTTAGCTATTTCTGCCATCCCGACTGGGTGGTGGGAAAGCGCAAACAGCCGCCCAAGCGGCTCTGGGTGCCGCAGGTGGCGACCGCCGATGGCCTGAAGGCGACGGCGGCGGCCTACCGGGACAAGGGCTGGCTCTGA
- a CDS encoding CvpA family protein, whose amino-acid sequence MNAIDILVLVAIGGCAVLGLMRGFVLETLSLIAWVLAIFAIRLFHSPVAELLSAFVGTPGGAAVLALVLVFGVTFGIGKLIARAIGRRTRQSVLGPVDRVLGAGFGAVKGLIGATLVFLAFSLVYDTFYGSAARRPDWLSDARTYPLLNASGQAISEFLAEQRAKKPAPGDS is encoded by the coding sequence ATGAACGCCATCGACATCCTCGTCCTCGTCGCCATCGGCGGTTGCGCCGTGCTCGGCCTCATGCGCGGTTTCGTGCTCGAAACGCTTTCGCTCATCGCGTGGGTGCTCGCGATCTTCGCGATTCGCCTGTTCCATTCGCCCGTCGCCGAACTGCTCAGCGCCTTCGTCGGCACGCCCGGCGGCGCGGCGGTGCTGGCGCTGGTGCTCGTCTTCGGCGTCACCTTCGGCATCGGCAAGCTCATTGCGCGCGCCATCGGCCGCCGCACGCGCCAGTCGGTGCTCGGCCCGGTCGACCGCGTGCTCGGCGCGGGGTTCGGCGCGGTCAAGGGGCTGATCGGCGCGACGCTCGTCTTCCTCGCCTTCAGCCTCGTCTACGACACTTTCTACGGCAGCGCGGCGCGCCGCCCCGACTGGCTCAGCGACGCGCGCACCTATCCGCTGCTCAACGCCAGCGGGCAGGCGATCAGCGAATTTCTCGCCGAACAGCGCGCGAAAAAGCCTGCGCCCGGCGATAGCTGA